In Halogeometricum sp. S1BR25-6, a single genomic region encodes these proteins:
- a CDS encoding short-chain fatty acid transporter produces MSTDSAGGSPIQRFGARMSSVVERVMPSPFLFAILLSYVVFVGAVVVEGASPFALVGYWYDGFWVLLDFAMQMVLILVTGYALAYHPVVRGGIEWLTSLPNDGKQAAVLVGVISMTVAWVHWGLGLIVGAVMAREMGRQAAKTNLQVHYPLLCLAGYMGMGLTWHWGLAGSAPLLMNTPGNVFVEQGIVEGLIPTSETVFHPYTLTLVVTGILYTSVVLYLLAPERSNAQPITEYVPESELFGASADGGDATGTDATGADSNPTTTGEKINQSRVVGGIIALTGVVFAGYTFATQGLSALNLNLVNFLFLFLGLALYTRPKAYQEQFYEAISSTGGIVLQFPLYAGIIGMMNNSGLSETMAEALVSLSTPATFPAVAWITAGVVNVFVPSGGGEWTVIGTTVLQAANELGVPAGQATVAYAVGDAHTNLLQPFWALPLLGITGMRARDMFGYGVTMMLLLIPFLAVGLIFIPY; encoded by the coding sequence ATGTCGACAGACTCAGCCGGCGGGTCGCCGATTCAGCGCTTCGGCGCCCGGATGTCGAGCGTCGTCGAACGGGTGATGCCGAGTCCGTTCCTGTTCGCGATCCTCCTCAGCTACGTCGTCTTCGTCGGGGCCGTCGTCGTCGAGGGGGCGAGTCCGTTCGCCCTCGTGGGATACTGGTACGACGGCTTCTGGGTGCTGCTCGATTTCGCCATGCAGATGGTGCTCATCCTCGTCACCGGCTACGCCCTCGCGTACCACCCCGTCGTCCGCGGCGGCATCGAGTGGCTGACGTCGCTCCCGAACGACGGCAAGCAGGCCGCCGTCCTCGTCGGCGTCATCTCGATGACCGTCGCGTGGGTCCACTGGGGCCTCGGCCTCATCGTCGGCGCGGTGATGGCCCGCGAGATGGGGCGGCAGGCCGCGAAGACGAACCTACAGGTCCACTACCCGCTGCTCTGCCTCGCCGGCTACATGGGCATGGGTCTGACGTGGCACTGGGGTCTCGCCGGGTCCGCCCCCCTCCTGATGAACACGCCCGGTAACGTCTTCGTCGAACAGGGCATCGTCGAGGGACTGATTCCCACCTCGGAGACGGTGTTTCACCCCTACACGCTGACGCTCGTCGTCACCGGCATCCTCTACACCTCCGTGGTGCTGTACCTCCTCGCGCCGGAGCGCTCGAACGCCCAGCCGATAACCGAGTACGTTCCCGAGTCCGAACTGTTCGGGGCGTCCGCGGACGGGGGCGACGCCACCGGAACGGATGCGACGGGTGCCGACTCGAACCCGACCACCACGGGCGAGAAAATAAACCAGAGCCGCGTCGTCGGCGGCATAATCGCCCTCACGGGCGTGGTCTTCGCCGGGTACACCTTCGCCACGCAGGGCCTCTCGGCGCTGAACCTCAACCTCGTCAACTTCCTCTTCTTATTCCTCGGCCTCGCGCTGTACACCCGACCGAAGGCCTATCAGGAGCAGTTCTACGAGGCCATCTCCTCGACGGGCGGCATCGTCCTCCAGTTTCCCCTCTACGCGGGCATCATCGGCATGATGAACAACTCCGGGCTCTCGGAGACGATGGCCGAGGCGCTCGTCTCGCTGTCGACGCCGGCGACGTTCCCGGCCGTCGCGTGGATAACCGCCGGCGTCGTCAACGTGTTCGTCCCATCCGGCGGCGGCGAGTGGACGGTCATCGGCACCACCGTCCTGCAGGCGGCGAACGAACTCGGCGTCCCCGCCGGGCAGGCCACCGTCGCCTACGCCGTCGGCGACGCCCACACCAACCTCCTGCAACCGTTCTGGGCGCTCCCTCTCCTCGGCATCACGGGGATGCGCGCCCGCGACATGTTCGGCTACGGCGTGACGATGATGCTCCTCCTGATTCCGTTCCTCGCGGTGGGCCTCATCTTCATCCCGTACTGA
- a CDS encoding AMP-binding protein, translating to MEVPDTDEVVHEPSREFAESTNVHAFMREYGISDYEELIRRTSESVDGVDESGVEWFWDELVDYLGVEFYSDYDVVRDDADGPQFSDWYPGGTINVAHNAVDRHGAPDAENRNKAALIWEGEPGDQRTVTYHDLYRESNQVANVLESYGVETGDTVGLYMPMVPEVVSILYGCLKVGAIAVPIFSGFGVDATATRIEDSGCSVLFTADGFYRRGSEVTLKESADRAIRQAGQVEHTVVYDRIGLEASEDRAITWTTRDEWWDETVAEADDEYETKKLPSAQESMLLYSSGTTGTPKGIVHTHAGLLMQTAKEIFFGFDHKPTDRFFWVSDIGWMMGPWTLIGNHTFGGTVFMYEGAPDHPEPDRFWDMIERHGLTVFGISPTAVRALRKYDDELVTRHDLSTLRLLGSTGEPWDPESWMWFYEHVGGGETPIMNISGGTEICGCFLMPMPNQPLKPCSLGGPGLGMSVDVVDETGESIADAHERGYLVARDSCPSMTKSLWSGDERYLEEYWSTFEDMWDHGDWAQKDEDGFWFLHGRADDALNVAGRKVGPAEIEGVLIEHEAVNQAAAVGVDDETTGTAVVAYVVLEDGFEPSDGLREELRELVGEEQGKPFRPRELLFVGEFPKTQSGKIIRRAIAAVHEDEDPGDLSSIENPDSLDEIRSAR from the coding sequence ATGGAGGTACCCGACACGGACGAGGTGGTCCACGAACCGTCCCGGGAGTTCGCGGAGTCGACGAACGTCCACGCGTTCATGCGCGAGTACGGTATTTCGGACTACGAGGAACTGATACGGCGAACGAGCGAGTCGGTCGACGGCGTCGACGAGTCGGGCGTCGAGTGGTTCTGGGACGAACTCGTCGACTACCTCGGCGTCGAGTTCTACAGCGACTACGACGTCGTCCGCGACGACGCCGACGGCCCGCAGTTCTCCGATTGGTACCCCGGAGGAACGATAAACGTCGCGCACAACGCCGTCGACAGACACGGCGCCCCCGACGCGGAGAACCGGAACAAAGCGGCGCTCATCTGGGAGGGCGAACCGGGCGACCAGCGGACGGTGACGTACCACGACCTCTATCGGGAGTCGAACCAGGTGGCGAACGTCCTCGAATCCTACGGGGTGGAGACGGGCGACACCGTCGGCCTCTACATGCCGATGGTGCCCGAAGTCGTCTCTATCCTCTACGGCTGTCTGAAAGTCGGCGCCATCGCCGTCCCCATCTTCTCGGGGTTCGGCGTAGACGCGACGGCGACGCGCATCGAGGACTCCGGGTGTTCGGTGCTGTTCACGGCGGACGGCTTCTACCGCCGGGGGAGCGAGGTGACGCTGAAGGAGTCGGCGGACCGGGCGATACGACAGGCGGGGCAGGTCGAACACACGGTCGTCTACGACCGCATCGGTCTGGAGGCGAGCGAGGACCGTGCTATCACGTGGACCACGCGCGACGAGTGGTGGGACGAGACGGTCGCCGAGGCGGACGACGAGTACGAGACGAAAAAACTCCCCTCCGCGCAGGAGTCAATGCTCCTCTATTCGTCGGGGACGACGGGGACGCCGAAGGGCATCGTCCACACCCACGCCGGCCTCCTGATGCAGACGGCCAAGGAGATATTCTTCGGGTTCGACCACAAGCCCACGGACCGCTTCTTCTGGGTGTCCGACATCGGGTGGATGATGGGACCGTGGACCCTCATCGGGAACCACACCTTCGGCGGGACGGTGTTCATGTACGAGGGCGCCCCCGACCACCCTGAACCCGACCGCTTCTGGGACATGATCGAACGGCACGGCCTCACCGTGTTCGGCATCTCGCCCACCGCCGTCCGCGCCCTGCGGAAGTACGACGACGAGTTGGTCACCCGACACGACCTCTCGACGCTCAGACTGCTCGGGTCGACGGGCGAACCGTGGGACCCCGAGTCGTGGATGTGGTTCTACGAGCACGTCGGCGGCGGCGAGACGCCCATCATGAACATCTCCGGCGGCACCGAGATATGCGGCTGTTTCCTCATGCCGATGCCGAACCAGCCGCTCAAACCGTGTAGCCTGGGCGGCCCCGGCCTCGGGATGAGCGTCGACGTCGTCGACGAGACGGGCGAGAGCATCGCCGACGCGCACGAACGCGGCTACCTCGTTGCGCGCGACTCCTGCCCCTCGATGACCAAGAGCCTCTGGAGCGGCGACGAGCGCTACCTGGAGGAGTACTGGTCGACCTTCGAGGACATGTGGGACCACGGCGACTGGGCGCAGAAGGACGAGGACGGCTTCTGGTTCCTCCACGGCCGCGCGGACGACGCGCTGAACGTCGCCGGGCGGAAGGTCGGTCCCGCGGAGATAGAGGGCGTCCTCATCGAACACGAGGCGGTGAATCAGGCGGCCGCCGTCGGCGTCGACGACGAGACGACGGGCACCGCCGTCGTCGCCTACGTCGTCCTCGAAGACGGCTTCGAACCGTCCGACGGCCTCCGCGAGGAACTGCGCGAACTCGTCGGCGAGGAGCAGGGCAAACCGTTCCGCCCGCGGGAACTCCTGTTCGTCGGCGAGTTCCCGAAGACGCAATCGGGCAAGATAATCAGACGCGCCATCGCCGCGGTGCACGAGGATGAGGACCCCGGCGACCTCTCCAGCATCGAGAACCCCGACTCCTTGGATGAGATTCGGAGCGCCCGGTAG
- a CDS encoding AMP-binding protein, whose translation MTPDAPPSRPADPTVLGDLVARDRRTSAPALRARDAGRSYSYYDFVTTTYKAGNVLRYLGVRGGETVAVAPDPLPEPVLAFYGAAQLGAATTFHLDPTGSAAPADAPRATLVGVDREGEFDLPPGCKLAVYGGSPERPETTHWEQEVWSENPAVHPATVAADDAALRADGRTYSHAELLDAAATAVESGEMMAGEEVVVRDSLERPGAVAAGLVAPVLVGAVVTFPDSDTVGDVAVGDGPEGRSVSPADVL comes from the coding sequence GTGACTCCCGACGCCCCGCCGTCGCGGCCGGCAGACCCGACCGTCCTCGGCGACCTCGTCGCGCGCGACCGGCGGACGTCCGCGCCCGCCCTCCGGGCCCGCGACGCCGGCCGGTCCTACAGTTACTACGACTTCGTGACGACGACGTACAAGGCGGGTAACGTCCTGCGGTACCTCGGCGTCCGCGGCGGCGAGACGGTGGCCGTCGCCCCCGACCCCCTGCCGGAACCGGTGCTGGCGTTCTACGGTGCGGCGCAGTTGGGGGCCGCGACGACGTTCCACCTCGACCCGACGGGTTCGGCCGCGCCGGCGGACGCGCCGCGGGCCACTCTCGTCGGCGTCGACCGCGAGGGCGAGTTCGACCTCCCGCCGGGGTGCAAACTCGCCGTCTACGGCGGCTCGCCCGAACGTCCCGAGACGACCCACTGGGAGCAGGAGGTGTGGAGCGAGAACCCCGCGGTCCACCCCGCGACCGTCGCCGCCGACGACGCGGCGCTTCGAGCGGACGGACGGACGTACTCCCACGCGGAACTGCTCGATGCGGCGGCCACGGCGGTCGAGAGCGGGGAGATGATGGCCGGCGAGGAGGTGGTCGTCCGCGACTCCCTCGAACGGCCGGGAGCCGTCGCCGCGGGCCTCGTCGCGCCGGTTCTCGTCGGCGCAGTCGTCACCTTCCCCGACTCGGACACCGTCGGCGACGTGGCCGTCGGTGACGGTCCGGAGGGGCGGTCGGTGTCCCCCGCGGACGTCCTCTGA
- a CDS encoding glutathione-independent formaldehyde dehydrogenase produces MRAVVYQGPHEVAVEDVDEPELQHPNDIIVDITTSAICGSDLHMYEGRTDADPGIVFGHENMGVIEEVGDGVSSLEEGDRVVLPFNVACGFCENCENGKTGFCTNVNPGFAGGAYGYVAMGPYKGGQAEKLRVPYADFNALKLPEGTEHEDSFALLADIFPTGWHGTRLADLQPGESIAIYGAGPVGTMAAYSAKIQGASEIYIVDRVESRLDLAEEHCDAVPINFEEKDPVEQIKEMHGGGVDKGVDAVGYQAIDSDKEGDSAYDPARENPAVVLNNLIHTVRPTGQLGIVGLYVPSDPGAPDAMAGQGRLGIDFGKLFEKGQKLGTGQCDVKSYNRQLRDLIIEGKADPSFYVSHRVGLDEAPEMYERFDNREEGVTKVLLEP; encoded by the coding sequence ATGCGAGCCGTGGTCTACCAAGGACCACACGAGGTGGCGGTCGAGGACGTGGACGAACCGGAACTGCAGCACCCGAACGACATCATCGTCGACATCACGACGTCGGCCATCTGCGGGTCGGACCTACACATGTACGAAGGTCGGACCGACGCCGACCCCGGTATCGTCTTCGGGCACGAGAACATGGGCGTCATCGAGGAAGTCGGCGACGGCGTTAGCTCCCTCGAAGAGGGAGACCGCGTCGTCCTGCCGTTCAACGTCGCCTGCGGGTTCTGTGAGAACTGCGAGAACGGGAAGACGGGCTTCTGTACGAACGTCAATCCCGGGTTCGCCGGCGGAGCCTACGGCTACGTCGCCATGGGTCCGTACAAGGGTGGGCAGGCCGAAAAGCTGCGAGTCCCGTACGCCGACTTCAACGCGCTGAAGCTTCCCGAGGGGACCGAACACGAGGACTCCTTCGCGCTCCTCGCGGACATCTTCCCGACGGGGTGGCACGGCACACGACTCGCCGACCTCCAACCCGGCGAGTCCATCGCCATCTACGGCGCCGGGCCGGTCGGGACGATGGCCGCCTACAGCGCGAAGATTCAGGGCGCCTCCGAGATTTACATCGTCGACCGCGTCGAGAGCCGACTCGACCTCGCGGAGGAGCACTGCGACGCGGTTCCCATCAACTTCGAGGAGAAAGACCCCGTCGAGCAGATCAAGGAGATGCACGGCGGCGGCGTCGACAAGGGCGTCGACGCGGTCGGCTATCAGGCCATCGACTCCGATAAGGAGGGCGACTCGGCGTACGACCCCGCCCGCGAGAACCCGGCGGTCGTGCTCAACAACCTCATCCACACCGTCCGTCCGACGGGCCAACTCGGCATCGTCGGCCTCTACGTCCCCTCGGACCCCGGCGCACCGGACGCGATGGCCGGACAGGGACGACTCGGCATCGACTTCGGGAAACTCTTCGAGAAGGGCCAGAAACTCGGCACCGGCCAGTGCGACGTGAAGTCCTACAACCGTCAGCTCCGCGACCTCATCATCGAGGGGAAGGCGGACCCGAGCTTCTACGTCTCCCACCGCGTGGGCCTCGACGAGGCGCCCGAGATGTACGAGCGCTTCGACAACCGCGAAGAGGGCGTCACGAAGGTCCTCCTCGAACCGTAG
- a CDS encoding CobW family GTP-binding protein, producing MTLGDDDEIPVTIVSGTLGAGKTTLVNHVLEKQTDHDVAVLVNDMGEVNVDARLVAGADDDVIELTNGCVCCRLKDDLATEVVRLAEERSFDCLLVEASGISEPLPIARTFLEEEAVSERYRLDTMVSVLDAYGFWKEFDPETERPNEDEERGSESGRELADVLVDQVEFCDVLLLNKCDLVPEDALENIESVVRELQPRAGLHRTTRSDIAPETVLDTGLFDFDAVRRSAGWKRRLAESHEHDDHDHGNGNAHGVTSFCYESERPFDPERFEAWMDEWPSGVYRAKGFFLLSTRPDTVMGLNRAGPSVTAGPIGQWRDDDDPATRLVFIGADVEEEAIRAQLDECLCTDEEMADVDAGESAVSDPFPRA from the coding sequence ATGACTCTCGGCGACGACGACGAGATACCCGTGACTATCGTCAGCGGGACGCTCGGTGCGGGTAAGACGACGCTCGTGAACCACGTTCTGGAGAAGCAGACCGACCACGACGTCGCCGTCCTCGTCAACGACATGGGCGAGGTCAACGTCGACGCCCGACTGGTCGCCGGGGCCGACGACGACGTGATCGAACTGACGAACGGGTGCGTCTGCTGTCGGCTCAAGGACGATTTGGCGACCGAGGTGGTCCGTCTGGCCGAGGAGCGCTCGTTCGACTGCCTGCTCGTCGAGGCCTCGGGCATCAGCGAACCCCTTCCCATCGCGCGGACGTTTCTGGAGGAGGAGGCGGTGTCCGAACGCTACCGCCTCGACACGATGGTGTCCGTGCTCGACGCCTACGGCTTCTGGAAGGAGTTCGACCCCGAGACGGAGCGTCCGAACGAGGACGAGGAGCGGGGAAGCGAGAGCGGCCGGGAACTCGCCGACGTGCTCGTGGACCAAGTGGAGTTTTGCGACGTACTCTTATTGAACAAGTGCGACCTCGTCCCCGAGGACGCCCTGGAGAACATCGAGAGCGTCGTCCGCGAACTGCAACCGCGGGCGGGTCTCCACCGGACGACCCGTTCGGACATCGCCCCGGAGACGGTGCTCGACACCGGTCTGTTCGACTTCGACGCCGTCAGGCGCTCCGCCGGGTGGAAGCGACGCCTCGCCGAGTCGCACGAACACGACGACCACGACCACGGGAACGGGAACGCCCACGGCGTCACCTCGTTCTGCTACGAGTCCGAACGCCCGTTCGACCCCGAACGCTTCGAGGCGTGGATGGACGAGTGGCCCTCCGGCGTCTACCGCGCGAAGGGCTTCTTCCTGCTCTCGACGCGGCCGGATACGGTGATGGGGTTGAACCGCGCCGGCCCGTCGGTGACGGCCGGACCCATCGGGCAGTGGCGCGACGACGACGACCCGGCGACGCGACTCGTGTTCATCGGCGCGGACGTGGAGGAGGAGGCGATTCGAGCGCAGTTGGACGAGTGTCTCTGTACCGACGAGGAGATGGCGGACGTCGACGCGGGCGAGAGCGCCGTCAGCGACCCGTTCCCGCGGGCGTGA
- a CDS encoding cupin domain-containing protein, giving the protein MSHTKANYRDGGEKADGMFFLREELDAENLGFTVVEADPDWTGMEHDHADEDHEEVYYLVEGGATLHVDGESVDLEPGDAVRVSPDASRQLENGSEESRLVVAGAP; this is encoded by the coding sequence ATGTCGCACACCAAAGCCAACTACCGTGACGGAGGCGAGAAGGCCGACGGGATGTTCTTCCTGCGCGAGGAACTCGACGCCGAGAACCTCGGATTCACCGTCGTCGAGGCCGACCCCGACTGGACCGGCATGGAGCACGACCACGCCGACGAGGACCACGAAGAGGTGTACTACCTCGTCGAGGGCGGCGCGACGCTCCACGTCGACGGCGAGTCGGTCGACCTCGAACCCGGCGACGCCGTGCGCGTCTCGCCCGACGCGAGCAGGCAGTTGGAGAACGGGTCCGAAGAGAGCCGACTGGTCGTCGCCGGCGCGCCGTAG
- the dnaJ gene encoding molecular chaperone DnaJ codes for MSEDFYDVLGVSRDASEDEIKKAYREKATQYHPDVSDEPDAEEKFKKVKKAKEVLTDEQARQQYDQMGHDRFEQAEKRGGTGGGAGAGGMGGMGGMGGMGGQGGQGNPFEDIFNQFFGGGGMGGQGGQSRNRPRQGQNLRTRVDLTLEEAYEGVEKQFTVTRPERCPECDGAGHPPDADVNTCPECNGQGQTTTVRDTPLGRVQQTQTCRRCGGEGETYSESCSHCGGDGVVREEATLTVTIPAGIRDGQSLRMEREGAPGENGGPNGDLLIEVSIAEHNDFERDGDDLYHNLAVSFPQAVFGATVEIPTVTGTTEFEIPDGTQSGESFRVRGEGMPHLRGRGNGDLHVQVQVVTPENLNKEQREALEAFAEAGGEEVDVKEGFFEKIKNSL; via the coding sequence ATGAGCGAGGACTTCTACGACGTGCTCGGCGTATCGCGAGACGCGTCCGAGGACGAGATCAAGAAGGCCTATCGCGAGAAGGCCACACAGTATCACCCCGACGTCTCCGACGAACCCGACGCCGAGGAGAAGTTCAAGAAGGTGAAGAAAGCCAAAGAGGTGCTGACCGACGAACAGGCCCGCCAGCAGTACGACCAGATGGGTCACGACCGCTTCGAGCAGGCCGAGAAGCGGGGCGGTACCGGCGGCGGCGCGGGCGCCGGCGGGATGGGCGGCATGGGGGGCATGGGCGGAATGGGCGGCCAAGGCGGACAGGGCAACCCCTTCGAGGACATCTTCAACCAGTTCTTCGGCGGCGGCGGCATGGGCGGACAGGGCGGCCAGAGCCGCAACCGCCCGCGGCAGGGCCAGAACCTCCGCACGCGCGTCGACCTCACCCTCGAAGAGGCCTACGAGGGCGTCGAAAAGCAGTTCACCGTCACGCGACCCGAGCGCTGCCCGGAGTGCGACGGTGCGGGCCACCCGCCGGACGCCGACGTGAACACCTGCCCGGAGTGTAACGGACAGGGCCAGACCACGACCGTCCGCGACACGCCCCTCGGCCGCGTCCAGCAGACCCAGACCTGTCGACGCTGCGGCGGCGAGGGCGAGACGTACAGCGAGTCCTGTTCTCACTGCGGCGGCGACGGCGTCGTCCGTGAGGAGGCGACGCTGACGGTCACCATCCCGGCCGGCATCCGCGACGGCCAGTCGCTCCGCATGGAACGCGAGGGCGCGCCCGGCGAGAACGGCGGGCCGAACGGCGACCTCCTCATCGAGGTGTCCATTGCGGAGCACAACGACTTCGAACGCGACGGCGACGACCTCTACCACAACCTCGCCGTCTCTTTCCCGCAGGCCGTCTTCGGCGCGACGGTGGAGATTCCCACCGTCACCGGGACGACGGAGTTCGAGATTCCGGACGGGACGCAGAGCGGCGAGTCGTTCCGCGTCCGCGGCGAGGGGATGCCGCACCTCCGCGGCCGAGGCAACGGCGACCTCCACGTGCAGGTGCAGGTGGTGACCCCCGAGAACCTGAACAAAGAACAGCGAGAGGCGCTCGAAGCGTTCGCGGAGGCCGGCGGCGAGGAGGTCGACGTGAAAGAGGGCTTCTTCGAGAAGATCAAGAACTCGCTGTAG
- the dnaK gene encoding molecular chaperone DnaK: MASNKILGIDLGTTNSAFAVMEGGDPEIIVNAEGDRTTPSVVAFTEDDERLVGKPAKNQAIQNPDHTIRSIKRHMGEDGYTVDIDGEEYTPEQLSAMILQKIKRDAEDYLGDEVEKAVITVPAYFNDRQRQATKDAGEIAGFEVERIINEPTAASMAYGLDDDSDQTVMVYDLGGGTFDVSVLDLGGGVYEVVATNGDNDLGGDDWDQAIIDYLADEFQNNHNIDLREDRQALQRLKDAAEEAKIELSSRKETTVNLPFITATDSGPVHLEEKLTRAKFESLTADLVDRTVGPTEQALEDAGYSKEDIDEVILVGGSTRMPQVHDKVEEILGAEPKKNVNPDEAVALGAAIQGGVLGGEVDDIVLLDVTPLSLGIEVKGGLFERLIEKNTTIPTEESKIFTTAAANQTSVQVRVFQGEREIAEENDMLGEFQLNGIPPAPAGTPQIEVTFSIDENGIVTVEAEDKGSGNAESVTIEGGAGLSDEQIEQMQDEAEQHAEEDQERRERIEARNEAESAVQRAETLLEENEEQVDDDLRADIEAAVEDVEETLEDEDATKEDLETATEALSKELQEIGKQMYEGQAQQAQAGGGAGAGPGGAGAGGMGGMGGMGGQDGQPGDDDEYVDADFEDVQDEDEDGDESSS, encoded by the coding sequence ATGGCGAGCAACAAGATTCTCGGTATCGACCTCGGTACCACGAACAGCGCATTCGCGGTGATGGAAGGGGGAGACCCCGAGATTATCGTGAACGCCGAGGGAGACCGCACCACACCCTCCGTGGTCGCGTTCACCGAGGACGACGAACGACTCGTCGGAAAGCCCGCGAAGAACCAGGCGATTCAGAACCCCGACCACACCATCCGCTCCATCAAGCGCCACATGGGGGAGGACGGGTACACGGTCGACATCGACGGCGAGGAGTACACGCCGGAGCAGCTCTCGGCGATGATCCTCCAGAAAATCAAGCGCGACGCCGAGGACTACCTCGGCGACGAGGTCGAGAAGGCCGTCATCACCGTTCCGGCGTACTTCAACGACCGCCAGCGACAGGCGACGAAGGACGCCGGCGAAATCGCCGGCTTCGAGGTCGAGCGCATCATCAACGAACCGACCGCCGCGTCGATGGCGTACGGCCTCGACGACGACTCCGACCAGACGGTCATGGTGTACGACCTCGGCGGCGGGACGTTCGACGTTTCCGTCTTGGACCTCGGCGGCGGCGTCTACGAAGTCGTCGCCACGAACGGGGACAACGACCTCGGCGGCGACGACTGGGACCAGGCCATCATCGACTACCTGGCCGACGAGTTCCAGAACAACCACAACATCGACCTCCGCGAGGACCGACAGGCGCTCCAGCGCCTGAAGGACGCCGCGGAGGAGGCGAAGATTGAGCTCTCCTCGCGCAAGGAGACGACCGTCAATCTGCCGTTCATCACGGCGACGGACTCCGGTCCGGTCCACCTCGAAGAGAAACTGACGCGCGCGAAGTTCGAGTCGCTCACCGCCGACCTCGTCGACCGCACGGTCGGCCCGACGGAGCAGGCGCTCGAAGACGCCGGCTACTCGAAGGAGGACATCGACGAGGTCATCCTCGTCGGCGGGTCCACCCGGATGCCGCAGGTCCACGACAAAGTCGAGGAGATACTCGGCGCCGAACCGAAGAAGAACGTCAACCCCGACGAGGCCGTCGCCCTCGGCGCCGCGATTCAGGGCGGCGTGCTCGGCGGCGAAGTCGACGACATCGTCCTGCTCGACGTGACGCCGCTCAGCCTCGGTATCGAGGTGAAGGGCGGTCTGTTCGAGCGACTCATCGAGAAGAACACCACGATTCCGACCGAGGAGTCGAAGATATTCACGACGGCCGCGGCGAACCAGACGTCTGTCCAGGTGCGCGTCTTCCAGGGCGAACGCGAAATCGCCGAGGAGAACGACATGCTCGGCGAGTTCCAACTGAACGGCATCCCGCCGGCGCCGGCCGGCACGCCGCAGATAGAGGTCACGTTCAGCATCGACGAGAACGGCATCGTCACCGTCGAGGCCGAGGACAAAGGCTCCGGGAACGCGGAATCCGTCACCATCGAGGGCGGCGCGGGCCTCTCCGACGAGCAGATCGAGCAGATGCAGGACGAGGCCGAACAGCACGCCGAGGAGGACCAGGAGCGCCGCGAGCGCATCGAGGCCCGCAACGAAGCCGAGAGCGCCGTTCAGCGCGCCGAGACGCTCCTCGAAGAGAACGAAGAGCAGGTCGACGACGACCTGCGCGCCGACATCGAAGCGGCCGTCGAGGACGTCGAGGAGACGCTCGAAGACGAGGACGCGACGAAGGAGGACCTCGAAACCGCGACCGAGGCGCTCTCGAAGGAACTGCAGGAGATCGGCAAGCAGATGTACGAAGGGCAGGCCCAGCAGGCCCAGGCCGGCGGCGGCGCCGGTGCCGGACCCGGCGGCGCGGGCGCCGGCGGGATGGGCGGCATGGGCGGTATGGGCGGCCAAGACGGTCAGCCCGGCGACGACGACGAGTACGTCGACGCCGACTTCGAGGATGTTCAGGACGAGGACGAGGACGGAGACGAGTCCTCGTCCTGA
- a CDS encoding alpha/beta fold hydrolase, with product MHFSVHEADEPHERPDDPEDLLFVLGWGNEPEHDPVSWLIDRLTDEYRVHAVTLPTNGWDFEDQYLAPVRAYYEDREFDAVLSHSTGGLVAAHLAARVDVPPQVFLSPWWGMAPGGGFESAVLPYFLRLPTARRLFEPDRDRTDIGNLKPEAEFEAGPRGVSPAFLRTVVDAQARLPPFDPADAVFCTLSDRIVSVRAIGDRTPAANLRPYDGGHEFFASSGRERVVEDVLAALGDGVEAIR from the coding sequence ATGCACTTTTCCGTCCACGAGGCGGACGAACCGCACGAGAGGCCCGACGACCCGGAGGACCTCCTGTTCGTCCTCGGGTGGGGCAACGAACCCGAGCACGACCCCGTCTCGTGGCTCATCGACCGACTGACCGACGAGTACCGCGTCCACGCCGTCACCCTCCCGACGAACGGGTGGGACTTCGAGGACCAGTATCTCGCCCCCGTCCGGGCGTACTACGAGGACCGCGAGTTCGACGCGGTGTTGAGCCACAGCACCGGCGGACTCGTCGCCGCCCACCTCGCCGCCCGCGTCGACGTTCCCCCGCAGGTTTTCTTGAGTCCGTGGTGGGGGATGGCGCCGGGCGGAGGGTTCGAGTCCGCCGTCCTCCCGTACTTTCTGCGCCTCCCGACGGCGCGGCGACTGTTCGAACCGGACCGCGACCGGACCGACATCGGGAATCTGAAGCCCGAAGCCGAGTTCGAGGCGGGACCCCGCGGAGTCTCGCCGGCGTTCCTCCGTACCGTCGTCGACGCGCAGGCGCGCCTGCCGCCGTTCGACCCGGCCGACGCGGTGTTCTGCACGCTGTCGGACCGCATCGTCAGCGTCCGCGCTATCGGCGACCGAACGCCGGCGGCGAACCTCCGACCGTACGACGGCGGCCACGAGTTCTTCGCCTCGTCGGGCCGGGAGCGGGTGGTCGAGGACGTACTGGCCGCTCTCGGAGACGGCGTCGAGGCGATTCGCTGA